A stretch of the Tannerella serpentiformis genome encodes the following:
- a CDS encoding phage tail family protein, whose translation MKANIYIDGVDARAAFGVWVVRGGYNDLLAYPAMKEPAANDWPEHDGLEVDLKAPKLQPLTVGIDCVASGPKADVRGFVAALAVPGYRSILFPSLGRTFRLRLTNFDELRDYGPLQSFRPLFELDEPERTDAAVWQSPGTHVIRSAYTLDGINLADFGVFVQKGRDSLLRPAEVKQNLTREIATRDGRIYDTGIVRFNAKEIALKCCLKAVSTAAMWSCRDALFGRLTAPGEHTLNYRGKDYPVFYRECTGTRLIALRPGFILYEFELNLTVIR comes from the coding sequence ATGAAAGCGAATATCTACATCGATGGCGTGGACGCCCGGGCGGCCTTTGGCGTGTGGGTGGTACGGGGCGGATACAACGACCTGCTGGCCTACCCGGCTATGAAAGAGCCGGCTGCCAATGATTGGCCGGAACACGACGGGCTCGAGGTGGATCTGAAGGCGCCCAAGCTGCAACCCCTTACGGTGGGCATCGACTGCGTGGCCTCCGGTCCCAAGGCCGACGTCCGCGGGTTTGTGGCGGCGTTAGCTGTGCCGGGCTATCGGTCTATCCTTTTCCCCTCCCTCGGGCGAACATTCCGCCTGCGCCTGACCAACTTCGACGAGCTGCGCGATTACGGGCCGCTGCAATCATTCCGCCCGCTGTTCGAGCTCGACGAACCTGAGCGCACTGACGCGGCCGTCTGGCAATCGCCGGGCACGCACGTCATCCGTTCGGCCTACACCCTCGACGGCATCAATCTGGCCGATTTCGGTGTGTTCGTTCAAAAAGGGCGTGACAGCCTACTGCGCCCGGCTGAGGTAAAACAGAATCTCACCCGGGAGATCGCCACCCGCGACGGCCGCATCTACGACACTGGCATCGTGCGTTTCAATGCCAAAGAAATAGCGTTGAAATGCTGCTTAAAAGCCGTTTCAACGGCGGCCATGTGGAGCTGCCGCGACGCCCTGTTCGGCCGACTTACGGCGCCGGGTGAGCACACATTGAACTACCGGGGAAAGGATTACCCCGTGTTTTATCGCGAATGTACGGGCACGCGGCTTATCGCCCTCCGGCCCGGTTTCATCCTGTATGAGTTTGAACTGAATTTGACGGTGATCCGATGA
- a CDS encoding phage holin family protein, whose amino-acid sequence MEVLFEGTGAMFPVATACFVFVLIAIIADLISGIRKAKESKQEIRSNPLSRSVTKFVIYESAVIIAAMIDHMLHFSHLFVLMKLYPIVGLPVITCLISVCLCIIEILSIREKADEKTRRRSEAIVQAVIEALGTDNLAEILRKKADDTLHGHQPPPQQPNK is encoded by the coding sequence ATGGAAGTACTCTTTGAGGGCACTGGAGCCATGTTTCCCGTGGCAACCGCGTGTTTCGTATTCGTTTTAATCGCCATCATCGCAGACCTCATCAGCGGCATACGGAAGGCCAAAGAGAGCAAGCAAGAGATCCGCTCGAACCCGCTCAGCCGTAGCGTTACGAAGTTCGTCATCTATGAGAGCGCCGTAATCATTGCAGCCATGATCGACCACATGCTGCATTTCTCGCATCTGTTTGTATTGATGAAGCTGTACCCCATCGTAGGGTTGCCCGTCATTACCTGTCTGATAAGTGTCTGTCTCTGCATTATCGAGATTCTCAGCATACGCGAAAAGGCCGACGAAAAGACCCGCCGCCGCTCTGAGGCTATCGTGCAAGCCGTGATTGAAGCCCTTGGGACGGATAACCTCGCCGAGATTCTACGGAAGAAGGCAGATGACACCTTGCATGGCCACCAACCGCCCCCTCAACAACCCAACAAATAA
- a CDS encoding chromosome partitioning protein ParB, giving the protein MKKRQDDYEAFVAKFERKRTSDDCYTPPEVYDIVHGWLSEQVDLRGAQIVRPFWPDTDYRRVEYPDGCVVVDNPPFSKFAEIIRWYLERGVRFFLFAQHKTIFNLDAPYTRLVCGADVIYENGAAVRTSFASNLFGDTLAMSVPDLYERLTTAMRSKDPLPRYSYPSHLLTFSDLSRCASHGVALSIPRSGATFVRRLDSQQAVKKYIYGGGFLLSDQQAARMEEALREADRLKAEKVASVAWAISDREREIIAQLSAGQA; this is encoded by the coding sequence ATGAAAAAGAGGCAAGACGATTACGAGGCCTTCGTGGCCAAATTCGAGCGCAAACGTACCTCTGACGACTGCTACACACCGCCCGAGGTGTACGACATCGTGCACGGCTGGCTCAGCGAACAGGTCGACCTCCGCGGCGCCCAGATCGTACGCCCCTTTTGGCCGGATACGGATTATCGCCGAGTGGAATATCCCGACGGGTGCGTCGTGGTGGACAATCCGCCGTTTTCAAAGTTTGCCGAGATCATACGCTGGTACTTGGAGCGCGGCGTACGCTTCTTCCTGTTTGCTCAGCATAAAACAATTTTCAACCTCGATGCGCCCTACACACGCCTCGTTTGTGGCGCGGATGTGATTTATGAGAACGGCGCCGCGGTGCGCACCTCTTTTGCCAGCAACCTGTTCGGGGACACGCTGGCCATGTCCGTGCCCGATCTTTATGAGCGCCTCACGACGGCTATGCGTAGCAAAGATCCTTTGCCGCGCTATAGCTACCCCTCGCATTTGCTGACATTCTCCGATCTGTCCCGCTGCGCCAGCCACGGCGTAGCGCTCTCGATCCCTCGCAGTGGGGCCACGTTTGTCCGCCGTTTGGACAGCCAACAGGCAGTGAAGAAGTACATCTATGGCGGTGGCTTTTTGCTGTCTGACCAACAAGCCGCTCGCATGGAAGAAGCCCTTCGTGAGGCCGACCGCCTCAAGGCGGAAAAGGTAGCCAGCGTGGCATGGGCAATCTCCGACCGTGAGCGTGAAATCATCGCCCAGCTGAGCGCCGGGCAGGCTTAG
- a CDS encoding phage protein Gp36 family protein, which yields MFLTVDELYTHLHDETVAVISRDTEAIPVAAIDAAIAEAKSYLHDFDTAAIFSAEGEARNALLLLFVKDIAVWHFVNLGNACIDMELREKRYDSAIAWLRLVQKGDLSPDLPPRTTEPGNESPIGKIHFGSNPKRGQHY from the coding sequence ATGTTTCTGACCGTCGACGAACTTTATACCCACCTGCATGACGAGACGGTGGCCGTCATTAGCCGCGACACAGAGGCCATACCCGTGGCCGCCATCGATGCTGCCATTGCCGAGGCCAAAAGCTACTTGCATGACTTCGACACGGCTGCCATTTTCTCGGCTGAGGGTGAGGCGCGCAATGCGCTGTTGCTGCTATTTGTCAAAGACATTGCCGTGTGGCACTTTGTGAACCTCGGCAATGCCTGTATCGATATGGAACTACGCGAAAAGCGTTACGACAGCGCTATCGCGTGGCTGCGGCTTGTGCAAAAGGGCGATCTCTCGCCAGACCTACCCCCACGCACCACTGAGCCCGGCAATGAGTCGCCGATCGGAAAGATCCACTTTGGCAGCAATCCCAAACGCGGCCAGCATTATTAA
- a CDS encoding phage portal protein family protein gives MSNKTKHKQAAAGPISTQIIVQPVVRTVHDVAAWRSALRMADNGNRTKLYDLYSDILLDGVLADAIDKRIDAVKDADLSFTIDNKDVDVMYDLMDTVEFEELIGEIMMAKFWGISVDEFDFDEDRAFRFTSINRKHIRPKLKEIVRQQTDDRGISYAGDDRIIQWGKDDDLGLLLKVSPLVIYKRGGFGDWAQFVELFGMPLRIGKYSAMDEASRRELIRAFETAGSAPYLVIPKETEATQEANAASGNGLLYKEFRQACTEEILITILGQTMTTVDGSSLAQGQVHMAVQEKKHRADRRFVERMLNRYFVPMLIRRGYPITGGKFRYMDAKRELEVPEIVQLSDILPIPQSYLHEKYNIPLPEPGEPIARRQAQPLFGVPEGDSEEEETDEETAPDKGKADATVPDKKASEDDAPTSRKVKHADRDRGNFFTRLFDFFVPARSYGRATSDILTLSEATLADALIRQTIETKGHAYFSAELFAYTHTELIRGLRKGYRRADVRLADSGFVYNANDDAYITALEQNLFHFSAAKTLAEVSELNRLFRESKGYSDFRKKARALLKVYNEQWLRTEYNTAVSVAESASTYRRLMAQTNVFPFWEYRTVGDNRVRQEHQVLEGLILPVNDPRWQKIMPPNGWNCRCYITPRMRHEAVELDIEGMRAQCDEYLESPEWKRCETQGFGINRANEAAVFTENQMYIRNFTDMPSKTIEQITPDEWGVEGSIDVLKEEAKKEVPKYKGSPEEWFDANKVIEAGMELLKVKDYVGRVWQMTKKAFTAHSTDIVKKRAFRTEFLNAIREVADAPDEVWLGRDRKDRNTHVRAVNNYIMIKYYKDEAIAVIGKVERAKLMLKSWYVLRDKNVRRGLLIKKAPKTK, from the coding sequence ATGAGCAATAAAACGAAGCATAAACAGGCCGCCGCTGGCCCCATCTCTACGCAGATCATCGTGCAGCCTGTGGTGCGCACCGTCCACGATGTGGCCGCATGGCGCTCCGCACTGCGTATGGCCGACAATGGCAACCGTACAAAGCTTTACGACCTGTATAGTGACATCCTGCTGGATGGCGTGCTTGCCGACGCCATCGATAAACGTATCGACGCCGTCAAAGACGCCGATCTGTCGTTCACGATCGACAACAAAGACGTGGATGTGATGTATGATCTGATGGATACGGTCGAGTTCGAGGAACTGATCGGCGAGATTATGATGGCCAAATTCTGGGGTATCTCCGTCGATGAGTTCGATTTTGATGAGGATCGAGCCTTCCGCTTTACGTCTATCAATCGGAAGCACATCCGCCCGAAGTTGAAAGAGATTGTAAGGCAGCAGACGGATGATCGCGGTATCTCCTACGCCGGTGATGATCGGATCATTCAGTGGGGCAAAGACGACGATCTCGGGCTATTGCTGAAGGTCTCGCCACTGGTCATCTACAAACGCGGCGGATTTGGCGACTGGGCGCAGTTTGTCGAGTTGTTCGGCATGCCCCTGCGCATCGGCAAATACAGTGCAATGGACGAGGCCAGCCGCCGCGAATTGATCCGCGCCTTCGAGACGGCCGGATCGGCGCCTTATCTCGTTATCCCCAAAGAGACAGAGGCCACGCAGGAAGCCAACGCAGCGTCTGGCAATGGGCTTCTATATAAAGAGTTCCGACAGGCTTGTACGGAGGAAATCCTGATCACCATTTTGGGGCAGACGATGACCACCGTAGACGGCAGTTCGCTGGCGCAAGGGCAGGTGCACATGGCTGTTCAAGAAAAGAAGCACCGCGCCGATAGGCGGTTCGTGGAGCGTATGCTCAATCGCTATTTTGTGCCCATGCTCATCCGTCGCGGCTATCCGATCACTGGCGGGAAGTTCCGCTACATGGATGCCAAACGTGAGCTCGAGGTGCCCGAAATCGTTCAACTCTCGGACATCCTACCCATCCCGCAGAGCTACCTGCATGAAAAGTACAACATCCCCCTGCCCGAGCCTGGCGAGCCTATCGCCCGCCGACAGGCGCAGCCGCTGTTTGGCGTGCCCGAGGGGGACAGTGAGGAAGAAGAAACGGACGAAGAAACCGCCCCCGACAAGGGCAAAGCAGACGCCACCGTGCCTGACAAAAAGGCATCGGAGGATGATGCGCCGACAAGTCGCAAAGTGAAACATGCGGATCGCGACCGCGGCAACTTCTTTACCCGGTTGTTCGATTTTTTCGTCCCCGCCCGGTCATACGGCCGGGCGACATCCGACATCCTCACACTCTCGGAAGCCACGCTTGCGGATGCCCTGATCCGACAGACGATTGAGACAAAGGGCCACGCTTATTTCAGCGCCGAACTATTCGCCTACACCCACACGGAGCTCATCCGCGGACTGCGAAAGGGCTATCGCCGCGCGGACGTCCGTCTGGCTGATAGTGGCTTTGTCTACAATGCCAACGATGATGCTTACATCACCGCCTTGGAGCAAAACCTGTTTCATTTCTCAGCCGCCAAAACACTGGCCGAAGTGAGTGAATTAAACCGTCTGTTCCGCGAGAGCAAGGGCTACAGCGATTTCAGAAAGAAAGCCAGAGCGCTGCTAAAGGTCTACAATGAGCAATGGCTGCGCACGGAGTACAATACGGCCGTATCCGTGGCCGAATCGGCAAGCACCTACCGGCGCCTTATGGCGCAAACGAACGTGTTCCCCTTTTGGGAATACCGTACCGTGGGAGATAACCGTGTAAGGCAGGAGCACCAAGTCTTAGAGGGGCTAATCCTGCCGGTCAATGATCCGCGCTGGCAAAAGATTATGCCACCCAACGGGTGGAACTGCCGTTGCTACATTACCCCCAGAATGAGGCATGAGGCGGTCGAATTAGATATAGAGGGCATGCGTGCGCAATGCGACGAATACCTTGAATCGCCCGAATGGAAACGGTGCGAGACACAGGGATTCGGCATCAATCGAGCTAATGAGGCCGCGGTGTTCACGGAGAATCAGATGTATATCCGCAACTTTACGGATATGCCCAGCAAGACGATCGAGCAGATCACCCCAGACGAATGGGGCGTTGAGGGATCGATCGATGTGCTAAAAGAGGAAGCAAAAAAAGAGGTACCCAAATACAAGGGATCACCGGAAGAATGGTTTGATGCGAATAAAGTCATTGAGGCCGGCATGGAACTATTGAAGGTGAAAGACTATGTCGGCCGTGTGTGGCAGATGACAAAGAAGGCGTTTACTGCGCACTCTACAGATATAGTAAAGAAACGGGCTTTCCGTACTGAGTTTTTGAATGCCATCCGGGAAGTAGCTGATGCGCCTGATGAAGTGTGGCTTGGTCGAGATCGAAAAGATAGGAACACCCATGTGAGGGCAGTCAACAATTACATAATGATCAAATACTACAAAGATGAGGCGATCGCCGTGATTGGAAAAGTTGAACGAGCGAAGCTGATGCTAAAATCGTGGTATGTACTAAGGGATAAGAATGTGCGTCGCGGGTTGCTGATTAAGAAAGCCCCGAAAACAAAATAA
- a CDS encoding phage virion morphogenesis protein produces the protein MDIDEFKNYLKALPEKILSTAPAIVSETAVEYYKERFAVKGFDGSPWIPGRPKKSGSLLVQSGNLMNSIRPAYVGPDKVVISAGNAQVPYAQVHNEGFEGDVAIQSYVRSTKGKANKKKVDAGDAPGTVKAHTRHMNIPKRQFMGYSRDMADRIKKRLDEAIDGIL, from the coding sequence ATGGATATAGATGAGTTCAAGAATTATTTGAAGGCGTTACCGGAAAAGATTTTGAGCACTGCGCCTGCCATTGTGTCAGAGACAGCCGTAGAGTATTACAAAGAGCGCTTTGCGGTGAAAGGGTTCGATGGATCTCCGTGGATACCAGGCAGACCGAAAAAGAGCGGCTCCCTATTGGTGCAAAGCGGTAATCTGATGAATAGTATCCGTCCCGCCTACGTGGGGCCGGATAAGGTCGTCATCTCAGCCGGTAATGCCCAAGTGCCCTACGCACAAGTGCACAATGAGGGGTTCGAGGGGGATGTGGCTATACAGTCCTACGTGCGCAGCACGAAGGGCAAAGCGAATAAGAAAAAGGTGGATGCCGGCGACGCCCCGGGCACGGTAAAGGCGCACACGCGTCACATGAATATCCCCAAGCGGCAATTCATGGGCTATTCTCGAGACATGGCCGACCGCATCAAAAAGCGTCTCGATGAGGCCATCGATGGCATACTGTAA